In the genome of Eschrichtius robustus isolate mEscRob2 chromosome 12, mEscRob2.pri, whole genome shotgun sequence, one region contains:
- the GTPBP2 gene encoding GTP-binding protein 2 isoform X3, whose protein sequence is MDSRVSELFGGCCRPGGGPAVGGTLKARGAGGSSSCGGPKGKKKNGRNRGSKANNPPYLPPEAEDGNIEYKLKLVNPSQYRFEHLVTQMKWRLQEGRGEAVYQIGVEDNGLLVGLAEEEMRASLKTLHRMAEKVGADITVLREREVDYDSDMPRKITEVLVRKVPDNQQFLDLRVAVLGNVDSGKSTLLGVLTQGELDNGRGRARLNLFRHLHEIQSGRTSSISFEILGFNSKGEVVNYSDSRTAEEICESSSKMITFIDLAGHHKYLHTTIFGLTSYCPDCALLLVSANTGIAGTTREHLGLALALKVPFFIVVSKVDLCAKTTVERTVRQLERVLKQPGCHKVPMLVTSEDDAVTAAQQFAQSPNVTPIFTLSSVSGESLDLLKVFLNILPPLTNSKEQEELMQQLTEFQVDEIYTVPEVGTVVGGTLSSGICREGDQLVVGPTDDGCFLELRVCSIQRNRSACRVLRAGQAATLALGDFDRALLRKGMVMVSPEMNPTICSVFEAEIVLLFHATTFRRGFQVTVHVGNVRQTAVVEKIHAKGQ, encoded by the exons ATGGACTCGCGGGTATCGGAGCTGTTCGGCGGCTGCTGCCGGCCCGGGGGGGGCCCGGCCGTGGGCGGAACCCTGAAGGCTAGGGGCgccggcggcagcagcagctgcGGTGGCccgaaggggaagaagaagaatggAAGGAACAGAGGGAGCAAAGCCAACAACCCCCCGTACCTACCCCCCGAG GCTGAAGATGGAAACATCGAATATAAA CTGAAGCTGGTGAATCCATCCCAGTATCGTTTTGAGCACCTGGTGACACAGATGAAGTGGCGGCTCCAGGAGGGCCGCGGTGAGGCTGTCTACCAGATTGGAGTAGAAGACAATGGGCTGCTGGTGGGGCTGGCTGAGGAGGAGATGCGGGCCTCCCTCAAGACCCTGCACCGGATGGCAGAGAA GGTCGGGGCAGACATCACTGTTCTCCGGGAGCGAGAAGTGGACTATGATAGTGACATGCCCCGGAAGATCACCGAGGTCCTGGTACGCAAGGTCCCTGACAACCAACAG TTCCTGGACCTCCGTGTGGCTGTCCTGGGGAATGTGGACTCAGGGAAGTCGACTCTGCTTGGAGTCCTGACCCAAGGAGAGCTGGACAATGGGCGGGGCCGGGCTCGGCTGAACCTTTTCCGCCACCTGCATGAGATTCAGTCCGGCCGAACCTCCAGCATCAGCTTCGAGATCCTGGGCTTTAACAGCAAGGGAGAG GTGGTGAATTACAGTGACTCACGGACGGCAGAAGAGATCTGTGAGAGCAGCTCCAAGATGATTACCTTCATCGACCTGGCAGGCCACCACAAGTACCTGCACACCACCATCTTCGGCCTCACCTCCTACTGCCCTGACTGTGCCCTGCTCCTCGTCAGTGCTAACACTGGGATTG CCGGCACCACAAGAGAACATCTGGGGCTGGCACTGGCCCTGAAAGTGCCCTTCTTCATCGTGGTCAGCAAGGTGGACCTGTGTGCCAAGACCACAGTGGAGAGGACGGTACGCCAGCTAGAGCGGGTCCTCAAGCAGCCTGGCTGCCACAAGGTCCCCATGCTGGTCACCTCTGAGGACGATGCCGTCACTGCTGCCCAGCAGTTTGCCCAGTCCCCCAA TGTCACCCCCATCTTCACACTGTCCAGTGTGTCTGGAGAGAGTCTGGACCTGCTCAAAGTCTTTCTGAATATTCTGCCGCCACTCACCAACAGCAAAGAGCAGGAGGAACTCATGCAGCAGCTGACGGAGTTCCAG GTGGATGAAATCTACACAGTACCAGAGGTGGGGACAGTTGTTGGAGGGACACTTTCCAG TGGGATTTGCCGTGAGGGCGACCAGCTGGTGGTGGGCCCCACGGACGATGGCTGCTTCCTGGAGCTGAGAGTATGCAGCATCCAACGCAACCGCTCTGCCTGTCGTGTGCTGCGAGCTGGTCAGGCTGCTACGCTGGCCCTCGGGGACTTTGACCGAGCACTCCTTCGCAAG GGCATGGTGATGGTGAGCCCAGAGATGAATCCCACCATCTGCTCAGTGTTCGAGGCAGAGATAGTCCTGCTGTTCCACGCCACCACCTTCCGGCGAGGCTTCCAGGTGACCGTACACGTGGGCAACGTACGTCAAACAGCAGTGGTGGAAAAGATCCATGCCAAG GGGCAGTGA
- the GTPBP2 gene encoding GTP-binding protein 2 isoform X2, giving the protein MDSRVSELFGGCCRPGGGPAVGGTLKARGAGGSSSCGGPKGKKKNGRNRGSKANNPPYLPPEAEDGNIEYKLKLVNPSQYRFEHLVTQMKWRLQEGRGEAVYQIGVEDNGLLVGLAEEEMRASLKTLHRMAEKVGADITVLREREVDYDSDMPRKITEVLVRKVPDNQQFLDLRVAVLGNVDSGKSTLLGVLTQGELDNGRGRARLNLFRHLHEIQSGRTSSISFEILGFNSKGEVVNYSDSRTAEEICESSSKMITFIDLAGHHKYLHTTIFGLTSYCPDCALLLVSANTGIAGTTREHLGLALALKVPFFIVVSKVDLCAKTTVERTVRQLERVLKQPGCHKVPMLVTSEDDAVTAAQQFAQSPNVTPIFTLSSVSGESLDLLKVFLNILPPLTNSKEQEELMQQLTEFQVDEIYTVPEVGTVVGGTLSSGICREGDQLVVGPTDDGCFLELRVCSIQRNRSACRVLRAGQAATLALGDFDRALLRKGMVMVSPEMNPTICSVFEAEIVLLFHATTFRRGFQVTVHVGNVRQTAVVEKIHAKDKLRTGEKAVVRFRFLKHPEYLKVGAKLLFREGVTKGIGHVTDVQAIAAGEAQANMGF; this is encoded by the exons ATGGACTCGCGGGTATCGGAGCTGTTCGGCGGCTGCTGCCGGCCCGGGGGGGGCCCGGCCGTGGGCGGAACCCTGAAGGCTAGGGGCgccggcggcagcagcagctgcGGTGGCccgaaggggaagaagaagaatggAAGGAACAGAGGGAGCAAAGCCAACAACCCCCCGTACCTACCCCCCGAG GCTGAAGATGGAAACATCGAATATAAA CTGAAGCTGGTGAATCCATCCCAGTATCGTTTTGAGCACCTGGTGACACAGATGAAGTGGCGGCTCCAGGAGGGCCGCGGTGAGGCTGTCTACCAGATTGGAGTAGAAGACAATGGGCTGCTGGTGGGGCTGGCTGAGGAGGAGATGCGGGCCTCCCTCAAGACCCTGCACCGGATGGCAGAGAA GGTCGGGGCAGACATCACTGTTCTCCGGGAGCGAGAAGTGGACTATGATAGTGACATGCCCCGGAAGATCACCGAGGTCCTGGTACGCAAGGTCCCTGACAACCAACAG TTCCTGGACCTCCGTGTGGCTGTCCTGGGGAATGTGGACTCAGGGAAGTCGACTCTGCTTGGAGTCCTGACCCAAGGAGAGCTGGACAATGGGCGGGGCCGGGCTCGGCTGAACCTTTTCCGCCACCTGCATGAGATTCAGTCCGGCCGAACCTCCAGCATCAGCTTCGAGATCCTGGGCTTTAACAGCAAGGGAGAG GTGGTGAATTACAGTGACTCACGGACGGCAGAAGAGATCTGTGAGAGCAGCTCCAAGATGATTACCTTCATCGACCTGGCAGGCCACCACAAGTACCTGCACACCACCATCTTCGGCCTCACCTCCTACTGCCCTGACTGTGCCCTGCTCCTCGTCAGTGCTAACACTGGGATTG CCGGCACCACAAGAGAACATCTGGGGCTGGCACTGGCCCTGAAAGTGCCCTTCTTCATCGTGGTCAGCAAGGTGGACCTGTGTGCCAAGACCACAGTGGAGAGGACGGTACGCCAGCTAGAGCGGGTCCTCAAGCAGCCTGGCTGCCACAAGGTCCCCATGCTGGTCACCTCTGAGGACGATGCCGTCACTGCTGCCCAGCAGTTTGCCCAGTCCCCCAA TGTCACCCCCATCTTCACACTGTCCAGTGTGTCTGGAGAGAGTCTGGACCTGCTCAAAGTCTTTCTGAATATTCTGCCGCCACTCACCAACAGCAAAGAGCAGGAGGAACTCATGCAGCAGCTGACGGAGTTCCAG GTGGATGAAATCTACACAGTACCAGAGGTGGGGACAGTTGTTGGAGGGACACTTTCCAG TGGGATTTGCCGTGAGGGCGACCAGCTGGTGGTGGGCCCCACGGACGATGGCTGCTTCCTGGAGCTGAGAGTATGCAGCATCCAACGCAACCGCTCTGCCTGTCGTGTGCTGCGAGCTGGTCAGGCTGCTACGCTGGCCCTCGGGGACTTTGACCGAGCACTCCTTCGCAAG GGCATGGTGATGGTGAGCCCAGAGATGAATCCCACCATCTGCTCAGTGTTCGAGGCAGAGATAGTCCTGCTGTTCCACGCCACCACCTTCCGGCGAGGCTTCCAGGTGACCGTACACGTGGGCAACGTACGTCAAACAGCAGTGGTGGAAAAGATCCATGCCAAG GACAAGCTGCGGACAGGGGAGAAGGCAGTGGTACGTTTCCGCTTCCTGAAGCACCCAGAGTACCTGAAGGTGGGCGCCAAGCTGCTGTTCCGGGAGGGTGTCACCAAGGGCATCGGCCATGTCACTGATGTGCAAGCCATTGCAGCGGGAGAGGCCCAGGCCAACATGGGCTTCTGA